The Henckelia pumila isolate YLH828 chromosome 2, ASM3356847v2, whole genome shotgun sequence genome includes a window with the following:
- the LOC140881270 gene encoding eukaryotic translation initiation factor 2 subunit beta: MDEEEIQNQMKDEVKDDVGDIAPFDPTKKKKKKKPVIQDPVEEESVDTLAEKTESLSVSDGLETSFAGLKKKKKKPVHTDLDDEPENVGDEVDDTIGEDEEGEGIILQHYPWEGSDRDYEYEELLGRVFNILRENNPELAGDRRRTVMRPPQVLREGTKKTVFVNFMDLCKTMHRQPEHVMTFLLAEMGTSGSLDGQQRLVVKGRFAPKNFEGILRRYINEYVICNGCKSPDTILSKENRLFFLRCEKCGSGRSVAPIKAGFVARVGRRKAGT, translated from the exons ATGGatgaggaagaaattcagaaccAAATGAAAGACGAGGTCAAGGATGATGTAGGAGAT ATTGCTCCTTTTGATCccacaaaaaagaaaaagaagaagaaacctGTAATTCAAGATCCAGTTGAAGAGGAGTCTGTTGATACTCTTGCTGAAAAAACAGAGAGCTTGTCTG TTTCTGATGGTCTTGAAACTTCATTTGCTGGtctaaaaaagaagaagaaaaaacca GTGCATACTGATCTGGATGATGAACCAGAGAATGTTGGTGACGAAGTGGATG atACAATTGGAGAGGATGAGGAAGGGGAAGGAATTATCCTTCAACATTACCCCTGGGAAGGAAGTGATCGTGATTATGAATATGAAGAG CTTCTTGGGCGAGTTTTTAACATCCTCCGAGAAAACAATCCTGAGCTTGCCGGTGATAGGCGAAGGACGGTCATGAGGCCTCCTCAAGTTCTCCGTGAAGGAACAAAGAAAACAGTTTTTGTTAATTTCATGGATCTCTGCAAAAC AATGCATAGACAGCCGGAGCATGTGATGACTTTCTTGCTGGCTGAAATGGGAACAAGTGGGTCGCTGGATGGGCAACAAAGATTGGTTGTCAAGGGGAGGTTTGCACCCAAGAATTTTGAGGGAATCCTCCGGCGTTATATCA ATGAATATGTCATATGCAATGGCTGCAAAAGTCCAGATACCATCCTTTCAAAGGAGAACCGTCTCTTCTTTCTCAGATGTGAAAAG TGTGGTTCGGGGAGGTCAGTTGCCCCAATCAAAGCTGGTTTTGTTGCTCGTGTTGGTCGTCGAAAAGCTGGAACCTGA